The following are encoded together in the Streptomyces flavofungini genome:
- a CDS encoding enhanced serine sensitivity protein SseB C-terminal domain-containing protein codes for MSASGTAAGDGASPVRARPRAGGNVEHMLRQVAPGRYDAYEALLAALADGQVWMLLWHGQSGSPDAQYGNMEVEGLGYAPCVTSAQELSASGWNRGYEVLGGLDAARALYPDHYGLWLNPHAPGGGVGIPWLDLRRIASGLDLQPAGPLRLTEPTIELPQFYALLSQNAHRTPTVRSLRRAWVQPALGAPYLAIGLDVYDTSPGAVDTVRAMMQQSIGAVPEGLPVSTVAMADPHDPVAMWLRANARPFYDRDAQAAPAPAAGGYGYPAAY; via the coding sequence GTGAGTGCGTCGGGCACGGCCGCGGGCGACGGGGCCTCCCCTGTTCGAGCGCGCCCGCGGGCTGGGGGAAACGTCGAGCACATGCTGCGCCAGGTGGCGCCGGGACGCTACGACGCGTATGAGGCGCTGCTCGCAGCCCTCGCCGACGGCCAGGTGTGGATGCTTCTGTGGCACGGCCAGTCGGGTTCCCCCGACGCGCAGTACGGCAACATGGAGGTCGAAGGACTCGGCTACGCCCCCTGTGTGACCTCCGCCCAGGAGCTCTCCGCCAGCGGCTGGAACCGCGGCTACGAGGTCCTCGGCGGCCTCGACGCGGCCCGCGCGCTGTACCCCGACCACTACGGCCTGTGGCTGAATCCGCACGCCCCGGGCGGCGGCGTCGGCATCCCCTGGCTGGACCTGCGCCGCATCGCCAGTGGCCTGGACCTGCAGCCCGCAGGGCCGCTGCGGCTGACCGAGCCGACCATCGAACTCCCGCAGTTCTACGCCCTGTTGAGCCAGAACGCCCACCGCACCCCGACGGTCCGCTCGCTGCGCCGCGCCTGGGTGCAGCCCGCGCTCGGCGCCCCGTACCTGGCCATCGGCCTCGACGTGTACGACACCTCGCCGGGCGCGGTGGACACGGTCCGCGCGATGATGCAGCAGTCCATCGGCGCCGTCCCCGAGGGACTGCCGGTCTCCACGGTGGCGATGGCCGACCCGCACGACCCGGTCGCGATGTGGCTGCGCGCCAACGCCCGCCCGTTCTACGACCGCGACGCGCAGGCGGCCCCGGCCCCCGCCGCGGGCGGATACGGCTATCCCGCCGCGTACTGA
- a CDS encoding enhanced serine sensitivity protein SseB: MNYPGDYPGGVPGGIPAQGPEQGHPYGHPQVGHPLGDPQGYPQGDLQSHPQGDLQSHPLGESHGHPHEGWPANELEEVLAASLGAPPSDAVGARIVETLGRGRVWVPLPSGGGPDQGTLDLPTLEIDGQAYVPVFTSEQQFQQVTGGRMSWAVAPAVEFARGLQPQLGIVLNPEGTVAVPLPPPAVAALCRVGRTELDGPTTGGRVRLFEPDWKEDPVDFLGAASREFQATGVVLTARRCLASVEGEDPSLFVGVELSSWEGDARDAPMQALARALTEVPPAWQVNLVLLDVAQDPVADWLRTHIRPFYTSH, translated from the coding sequence ATGAACTATCCGGGGGACTACCCGGGGGGCGTCCCGGGCGGCATTCCGGCACAGGGGCCGGAGCAGGGGCACCCGTACGGACATCCGCAGGTCGGCCACCCCCTGGGCGACCCTCAGGGCTACCCGCAGGGCGATCTCCAGAGCCACCCGCAGGGCGATCTTCAGAGCCATCCGCTGGGCGAGTCGCACGGCCATCCGCACGAGGGCTGGCCCGCCAACGAGCTGGAGGAGGTCCTGGCCGCGTCGCTCGGCGCCCCGCCGTCGGACGCGGTGGGCGCCCGCATCGTCGAGACGCTGGGGCGCGGCCGGGTCTGGGTCCCGCTCCCGTCCGGCGGCGGCCCCGACCAGGGCACGCTCGACCTGCCCACACTGGAGATCGACGGCCAGGCGTACGTCCCCGTCTTCACGTCCGAGCAGCAGTTCCAGCAGGTCACGGGGGGCCGGATGAGCTGGGCGGTGGCGCCCGCGGTGGAGTTCGCACGCGGTCTTCAGCCGCAGCTCGGCATCGTCCTGAACCCGGAGGGCACGGTCGCCGTGCCGCTGCCGCCGCCCGCGGTGGCAGCGCTGTGCCGGGTGGGGCGCACGGAGCTGGACGGCCCCACGACGGGTGGCCGGGTCCGCCTCTTCGAGCCGGACTGGAAGGAGGACCCGGTCGACTTCCTGGGCGCCGCGTCCCGCGAGTTCCAGGCGACCGGGGTGGTCCTGACGGCCCGCCGCTGCCTGGCCAGCGTCGAGGGCGAGGACCCGTCCCTGTTCGTGGGCGTGGAACTCTCCTCCTGGGAGGGCGATGCCCGCGACGCCCCCATGCAGGCCCTGGCCCGAGCCCTCACCGAGGTCCCGCCGGCCTGGCAGGTCAACCTCGTCCTCCTGGACGTGGCCCAGGACCCGGTGGCGGACTGGCTCCGCACCCACATCCGCCCCTTCTACACCTCCCACTGA
- a CDS encoding AAA family ATPase, with translation MSDVTSMGRPITVHRSGAYATTTGAAPPGSDVVPPQPGAPVRESLGYFPRPVVRDLRDRGRRGPRRLVFAAHDVVVVSGLPGSGKSTLMRRAVAGPRVDSQDTRDRWAARMPRLLPYALYRPLVRLAHYAGLRRALRSGAGVVVHDCGTQPWVRRWLARAAARRGATLHLLLLDVPVEVALHGQRERGRGVSRYAFARHRRTVGHLVRAAERGELPRGCGSAVLLDREAAGALREIGFGG, from the coding sequence ATGAGTGACGTGACCAGCATGGGGAGGCCGATCACGGTGCACAGGAGCGGTGCTTATGCGACCACCACGGGTGCGGCGCCGCCCGGGAGCGACGTGGTGCCGCCGCAACCCGGTGCGCCCGTGCGCGAGAGCCTCGGGTACTTCCCCCGGCCCGTCGTGCGCGACCTCAGGGACCGGGGCCGGCGCGGCCCGCGCCGCCTGGTGTTCGCCGCGCACGACGTCGTGGTCGTGTCCGGGCTGCCCGGCAGCGGCAAGTCCACGCTGATGCGGCGCGCGGTGGCGGGGCCGCGCGTGGACTCCCAGGACACCCGGGACCGCTGGGCGGCCCGGATGCCCCGGCTCCTGCCGTACGCCCTCTACCGCCCCCTGGTCCGCCTCGCGCACTACGCGGGCCTGCGCCGGGCGCTGCGCTCCGGCGCGGGCGTCGTCGTGCACGACTGCGGCACGCAGCCGTGGGTGCGCCGCTGGCTGGCCCGCGCGGCCGCCCGGCGCGGCGCGACCCTGCACCTGCTCCTGCTCGACGTGCCCGTCGAGGTCGCCCTGCACGGGCAGCGGGAGCGCGGCCGGGGGGTGTCCCGGTACGCCTTCGCTCGGCACCGCAGGACGGTCGGCCACCTCGTCCGCGCCGCCGAGCGGGGCGAGCTGCCGCGGGGCTGCGGTTCGGCGGTGCTCCTGGACCGGGAGGCGGCGGGGGCGCTGCGGGAGATCGGGTTCGGGGGCTGA
- the gcvT gene encoding glycine cleavage system aminomethyltransferase GcvT yields the protein MSNTSRHTALDALHRELGATMTDFAGWDMPLRYASERDEHNAVRTRAGLFDLSHMGEITVSGPAAVDLLNHALVGNIGSVGVGRARYTMICQADGGILDDLIVYRLGESEYMVVANAGNAQVVLDALTERAAGFDAQVRDDRDAYALIAVQGPESPGILKAVTDADLDGLKYYAGLPGTVAGVPALIARTGYTGEDGFELFVAPEHAEGLWRALTEAGAPAGLIPCGLSCRDTLRLEAGMPLYGHELTTALTPFDAGLGRVVKFEKTSHADDFVGVEALRAAAERAEAAPPRKLVGLVAEGRRVPRAGMSVVADGQVIGEVTSGAPSPTLGKPIAMAYVDAAHAAPGTAGVGVDIRGTHEPYEVVALPFYKRQK from the coding sequence ATGAGCAATACCTCACGCCACACTGCCTTGGATGCCCTGCATCGCGAGCTCGGTGCGACCATGACCGACTTCGCGGGCTGGGACATGCCGCTGCGGTACGCCAGCGAGCGCGACGAGCACAACGCCGTCCGCACCCGCGCCGGCCTCTTCGACCTCTCCCACATGGGCGAGATCACGGTCTCCGGCCCCGCGGCGGTGGACCTGCTCAACCACGCGCTCGTCGGCAACATCGGCTCCGTCGGTGTCGGCCGCGCCCGCTACACCATGATCTGTCAGGCCGACGGCGGCATCCTCGACGACCTGATCGTCTACCGCCTCGGCGAGAGCGAGTACATGGTCGTCGCCAACGCAGGCAACGCCCAGGTCGTGCTCGACGCGCTGACCGAGCGCGCCGCCGGCTTCGACGCCCAGGTCCGCGACGACCGCGACGCCTACGCCCTCATCGCCGTCCAGGGACCGGAGTCCCCCGGCATCCTGAAGGCGGTCACGGACGCCGACCTCGACGGCCTGAAGTACTACGCGGGCCTGCCCGGCACCGTCGCGGGCGTCCCCGCCCTGATCGCCCGCACGGGCTACACCGGCGAGGACGGTTTCGAGCTGTTCGTGGCCCCCGAGCACGCCGAGGGGCTGTGGCGGGCGCTGACCGAGGCCGGTGCCCCGGCCGGCCTGATCCCCTGCGGCCTGTCCTGCCGCGACACACTGCGCCTGGAGGCGGGCATGCCGCTGTACGGGCACGAGCTGACGACGGCCCTCACGCCGTTCGACGCCGGTCTGGGGCGGGTCGTGAAGTTCGAGAAGACGTCGCACGCGGACGACTTCGTGGGCGTCGAGGCGCTGCGCGCGGCCGCCGAGCGCGCCGAGGCCGCGCCCCCGCGCAAGCTGGTGGGCCTGGTCGCCGAGGGCCGCCGGGTCCCGCGCGCGGGCATGAGCGTGGTCGCCGACGGCCAGGTCATCGGCGAGGTCACCTCGGGCGCGCCGTCCCCGACCCTGGGCAAGCCGATCGCGATGGCGTACGTCGACGCGGCGCACGCCGCCCCCGGCACGGCGGGCGTGGGTGTGGACATCCGCGGTACGCACGAGCCGTACGAGGTCGTCGCGCTGCCGTTCTACAAGCGCCAGAAGTAG
- the gcvH gene encoding glycine cleavage system protein GcvH, which yields MSNPQQLRYSKEHEWLSATEDGVATIGITEFAANALGDVVYADLPSVGDTVTAGETCGELESTKSVSDLYSPVSGEVVEANQDVVDDPSLVNSAPFEGGWLFKVRVAQEPGDLLSADEYTAFAGS from the coding sequence ATGAGCAACCCCCAGCAGCTGCGTTACAGCAAGGAGCACGAGTGGCTGTCGGCCACCGAGGACGGTGTGGCCACGATCGGCATCACCGAATTCGCGGCCAACGCGCTCGGTGACGTCGTCTACGCCGACCTGCCGTCCGTCGGCGACACGGTGACCGCGGGCGAGACCTGCGGCGAGCTGGAGTCGACGAAGTCGGTCAGCGACCTGTACTCGCCGGTCAGCGGCGAGGTCGTCGAGGCCAACCAGGACGTCGTGGACGACCCGTCCCTGGTGAACTCGGCGCCCTTCGAGGGCGGCTGGCTGTTCAAGGTGCGCGTCGCACAGGAGCCGGGCGACCTGCTCTCCGCCGACGAGTACACCGCGTTCGCAGGCAGCTGA